In Helicobacter mastomyrinus, a single genomic region encodes these proteins:
- the trmB gene encoding tRNA (guanosine(46)-N7)-methyltransferase TrmB — MPHFLASHISLPPLPFTQDGFTFVYEALQCNDDTQSLILVRHKDKEFFLRKQYRKAKNNAIIKCEKTARSLSTGILKDSLKILSSKQTSLINHNLSDNSPRQNLQSPFLKNIEYFLDFHHNCLIEIGFGSGRHLLHLAQSNPHLVCMGIEIHTPSIEQILRQIELLGLKNLYIINADARILLEILPAHIGQGIYVHFPVPWNKKPHRRIFSQKFLTQSLRVLDSKGMLHLRSDDEIYFKDALNLALNEPHISLEVHKNCKNIITSKYEARWERQQKDIYDMKIFQQNVQNTPENMKNYKKNFSFDKILRKNLDNYTNFPYKKIAKDWFLHIDNLYCAGDIYVLTLCFGDFHQPQNAFLQITFAQTPIAHYIGNKPIPTQAAIKAHTHLTQILKQE, encoded by the coding sequence ATGCCCCATTTTCTTGCCTCACATATATCTTTGCCACCACTGCCCTTTACGCAAGATGGCTTTACATTTGTATATGAGGCTCTACAATGCAATGACGATACGCAATCCCTTATCCTTGTGCGACACAAAGACAAAGAATTTTTTCTCCGCAAACAATACAGGAAGGCAAAGAATAATGCCATTATAAAATGCGAAAAAACTGCTAGAAGCTTATCTACAGGGATACTTAAGGATTCTCTTAAGATTCTAAGCTCTAAACAAACCTCCCTTATAAACCATAATCTTAGTGATAACTCTCCGCGTCAGAATCTCCAATCGCCCTTTCTTAAAAATATAGAATACTTTTTAGATTTTCATCATAACTGCCTTATTGAAATAGGCTTTGGCTCTGGACGCCACCTTTTACATTTAGCACAAAGCAACCCTCATCTTGTATGTATGGGCATAGAGATTCACACACCTTCTATTGAACAGATTCTAAGGCAGATTGAGCTTTTAGGCTTAAAAAATCTCTATATTATCAATGCTGATGCAAGAATCTTGCTTGAGATTCTCCCTGCCCATATCGGACAAGGTATTTATGTGCATTTCCCTGTCCCGTGGAACAAAAAACCACATAGACGTATCTTTTCACAAAAATTTCTCACACAATCTTTGCGCGTTTTAGATTCAAAAGGAATGTTGCATTTACGAAGCGATGATGAGATATATTTTAAAGACGCTTTGAATCTTGCTCTAAATGAGCCACACATAAGCCTTGAAGTGCATAAAAATTGTAAAAATATTATCACAAGCAAATACGAAGCGCGATGGGAGAGGCAGCAAAAGGACATTTATGATATGAAAATTTTTCAACAAAACGTGCAAAATACCCCAGAAAATATGAAAAATTATAAAAAAAACTTCTCTTTTGATAAAATTCTAAGAAAAAATTTGGATAATTACACAAATTTTCCATATAAAAAAATCGCTAAAGACTGGTTTTTACATATCGATAATTTATATTGTGCAGGAGATATATATGTGCTGACCCTGTGTTTTGGGGATTTTCATCAACCTCAAAATGCGTTTTTGCAAATCACCTTTGCTCAAACCCCAATCGCACATTATATTGGCAACAAGCCTATCCCCACACAAGCAGCTATCAAAGCACACACACATTTGACACAGATTTTAAAACAGGAGTAA
- a CDS encoding cell division ATP-binding protein FtsE → MSAIIEAKNLNLGYNDEFVIKDATFSINAKEFVFITGASGSGKSTILSSFFGHLGVKSGHLNVFGVSMQRASKNRINHLRRSIGIVFQDYKLIKEWNIERNVMLPMVINGYKKEVCKSQVEKLLVHIKLSHKANKFPLELSGGEQQRVAMARALAHNPTIILADEPTGNLDDYSSELIWNLLKGVNEQLGITVVVVTHRMPDRLNIPYRRLHIEEGVVYEFA, encoded by the coding sequence GTGAGCGCAATTATTGAAGCGAAAAATCTTAATCTAGGCTATAATGATGAATTTGTTATTAAAGATGCAACATTTAGTATTAATGCAAAGGAATTTGTATTTATCACAGGAGCTTCAGGAAGCGGAAAAAGCACGATTTTAAGCTCATTCTTTGGGCATTTGGGTGTTAAAAGCGGACATCTTAATGTTTTTGGGGTAAGTATGCAAAGAGCTTCTAAAAATCGCATCAATCACTTGCGCCGCAGCATTGGCATTGTGTTTCAAGACTACAAACTTATTAAAGAATGGAATATTGAGCGCAATGTAATGCTACCTATGGTTATAAATGGCTATAAAAAAGAAGTATGCAAATCCCAAGTGGAAAAGCTCCTTGTGCATATCAAGCTTTCACATAAAGCAAATAAATTCCCCCTAGAGCTAAGCGGTGGTGAGCAGCAACGTGTAGCAATGGCTCGTGCCTTAGCTCATAATCCTACCATAATCCTTGCCGATGAGCCCACAGGTAACCTTGATGATTATTCAAGTGAATTAATTTGGAATCTCCTCAAAGGCGTAAATGAGCAGCTTGGCATTACCGTTGTTGTAGTCACCCACCGAATGCCCGATAGGCTAAATATCCCATATAGACGATTACATATCGAAGAAGGAGTGGTTTATGAATTTGCTTAG